A portion of the Scleropages formosus chromosome 13, fSclFor1.1, whole genome shotgun sequence genome contains these proteins:
- the LOC108922950 gene encoding rho guanine nucleotide exchange factor 6-like isoform X3, with protein sequence MNAEEQTVTWLISLGVLSSPKKTVADAEGFLKAALRDGVVLCRLMERLQPGCVHKYCAEPRSEAECLSNIREFLKGCAALKVEGFDPESVYTGENFGKVVSTLLAINFATQDRIIDRTCIPSGGPSTSQSSQALSSSTSSKCLRRLSKTAEMSENGSGQLLVKARFNFKQNNEDELSFTKGELISVTRQEEGGWWEGTLNGKTGWFPSNYVREVKPSEKPLSPKGVKGFEVPQLTKSYYSVVVQDILDHERDFVKELQTLLSCYLRPLLASDRLSSTDGGHLVGNLEDILTFQQGLCVALEECAKMPEGQQRLGGCYLNLLCQIRMLYLSYCSTHPSAVCVLTEHGEGLEAFMESQGASGHGVLSLTTGLSKPFLRLEKYPTLLQELERHVEEAHPDYSDIAKATAAFKNLVTQCNEVRKRKALELQILSEPLRGWEGESVRSLGHVIHTSHVHLQMGAGQDKEERYLMLFPNVLLMLSASPRMSGFIYQGRLPLSGATVAKQVEDADGGQFAFEITGGAFERLTVFCSSQQDLQEWLDHLHALTKGGSPVGTVGKGADGKPGGAAGPPGHQGYGAPMGNRGPLEPPKINKPWSLSCLRPAPPLKPSAALGYKERISYILKDTSKSPRPIKKFLPKRKTERKHSDDEVLLRKSTAALEEDAQILKVIEAYCTGASMHQATTAARKESVPQVLLPEEEKIIVEEEPR encoded by the exons ATGAACGCCGAGGAGCAGACCGTAACGTGGCTCATCTCCCTGGGGGTGCTCAGCTCGCCCAAAAAGACGGTGGCGGACGCCGAGGGGTTCCTGAAGGCGGCGCTCAGGGATGGAGTGGTCCTGTGTCGCCTGATGGAGCGGCTGCAGCCGGGCTGCGTGCATAAG TACTGTGCGGAGCCGAGGAGCGAAGCGGAGTGTCTCTCCAACATCAGGGAGTTTCTGAAGGGATGCGCGGCGCTCAAGGTGGAG GGCTTTGATCCTGAGAGCGTGTACACCGGGGAGAACTTCGGGAAGGTCGTGTCCACCCTGCTGGCGATAAACTTCGCTACTCAAG ACAGAATCATAGACAGGACATGCATTCCATCCGGAGGACCCTCGACTAGCCAGTCTTCGCAGGCGCTGTCTTCCTCTACATCCAGCAAGTGCCTGCGCAGACTGTCCAAAACCGCG GAGATGTCGGAGAACGGCAGCGGGCAGCTGCTGGTCAAGGCCCGTTTCAACTTCAAGCAGAACAACGAGGACGAGCTGTCGTTCACCAAGGGCGAGCTGATCAGCGTCACGCGCCAGGAGGAGGGCGGTTGGTGGGAGGGCACGCTCAACGGCAAAACCGGCTGGTTTCCTAGCAACTACGTCCGGGAGGTCAAGCCCTCAG AAAAGCCGCTGTCCCCCAAGGGCGTGAAGGGCTTTGAAGTGCCCCAGCTCACCAAGAGCTACTACAGTGTG gtggtgcaggACATCCTGGATCACGAACGCGACTTCGTCAAGGAGCTGCAGACGCTGCTGAGCTGCTacctgcgccccctgctggccagcGACAG GTTGTCCAGCACAGACGGTGGTCACCTGGTGGGGAACCTTGAGGACATCCTCACCTTCCAGCAGGGTCTTTGTGTGGCGCTAGAGGAGTGTGCCAA GATGCCGGAGGGTCAGCAGCGCCTTGGAGGGTGTTACCTCAACCTGCTCTGCCAGATTCGGATGCTCTACCTGTCCTACTGTTCCACCCACCCATCTGCGGTCTGCGTGCTCACCGAACACGG CGAGGGGCTGGAGGCCTTCATGGAGAGCCAGGGAGCCAGTGGACACGGGGTCTTATCGCTGACCACCGGCCTGAGCAAGCCCTTCCTTCGGCTGGAGAAATACCCCACGCTACTGCAGGAGCTGGAACGACACGTcgag GAAGCCCACCCGGACTACAGCGACATAGCGAAAGCGACGGCAGCCTTCAAGAACCTGGTG ACGCAGTGCAACGAGGTGCGGAAGCGCAAGGCCCTGGAGCTGCAGATCCTGTCGGAGCCGCTGCGTGGCTGGGAAGGCGAGAGCGTGCGTTCCCTAGGTCACGTGATCCACACGTCCCACGTGCACCTGCAGATGGGTGCGGGCCAG gaCAAAGAGGAGCGCTACCTCATGCTTTTCCCCAACGTCCTCCTCATGCTTTCCGCTAGTCCACGTATGAGTGGCTTCATCTACCAG GGCCGCTTGCCGCTGTCAGGGGCCACCGTGGCCAAGCAGGTGGAGGACGCGGACGGCGGGCAGTTCGCCTTCGAGATCACAG GGGGAGCATTCGAGCGCCTCACGGTGTTCTGCTCCAGCCAGCAGGACCTCCAGGAGTGGCTGGACCATCTGCATGCGCTGACCAAGGGGGGGAGCCCCGTGGGTACCGTCGGCAAG GGTGCGGACGGAAAGCCAGGGGGCGCCGCGGGACCCCCGGGCCACCAGGGCTACGGCGCACCCATGGGCAACCGCGGGCCCCTGGAACCCCCCAAGATCAACAAGCCGTGGTCCCTGAGCTGCCTGCGGCCCGCCCCCCCACTCAAGCCCTCCGCTGCACTGGGCTACAAGGAG AGGATATCTTATATTCTGAAG GACACCAGCAAGAGTCCTCGGCCCATTAAGAAGTTCCTGCCCAAGCGGAAGACGGAGCGAAAGCACTCGGACGATGAGGTCCTGCTGAGGAAGA GCACTGCAGCCCTAGAAGAAGATGCCCAGATACTGAAAGTCATTGAGGCCTATTGCACAGGAGCCAGCATGCACCAGGCCACCACTG cgGCCAGGAAGGAGTCTGTTCCCCAAGTACTG